From the Bradysia coprophila strain Holo2 chromosome X unlocalized genomic scaffold, BU_Bcop_v1 contig_12, whole genome shotgun sequence genome, the window TTCTCGATCGTCGAATGCTTAACGGAATATGTTTTTAAAGTGGAAAACTTACTCACCCCAATCCCATGACAATATAATCATCTGCATAAGGTACTGTGCTGATCAGAAGTCGCTAAGTGAATGAAAGTCTATGCCAGTAatccaaaatcaaatttattaatcgaaaaatgaaTGCCACGATGGGCACGAATGCTTTACGGCATTTTCAAtaagaaaaatcgacaaaacaaaacttttcattgACACAAAGCGTGCACCGGTTTAATGCCTCGCTTAATTACATGCGGAATTGTCTTTGGTACCATGCTTATACAATCGATGATCGGACACACCGACAAGCACAAATTGCATCCGGTACAGTCGTCGGTTATATGTGGCAGATGAGTCTGGGCGTCAAATGTAATCGCTTGATAGCCGGAATCAGCGCATGCCATGTAACATTTTCCGCAATTGATACACAGATCCTGAAAATGGATGTGAATGTTAGAGCGTGCTGGTTTTAACATTCAAGTCGGATCAGTTATCATAGACATACATCATCAATAAGAGCGACCACTTGCTTTTCATTGTCCAAATTTTTATAGGTACCAATGTGCGGAAGTGACAATCCAATGATATCCTTAACGGATGGAGCCGGTTTCGAGTTCCCGTTCAACGTTCCATTGGTAATGTTGtctgaaattggaattttgatCTAACTCACTCGTACTAAAACAAAGCCAAACTCACTTTTGTTCCACATCGGTCCCTCAGCAGTCAGCATTTGCGACGTAATTTCATCGCGTTTCTCTTTGAATTTACCAAAATGTAGAATCGGCTACACCAATAAATGGACTAGTGAGGAATGTTACTAAGTAAGAAAAAGATTGATTTTTACCTTTCCATCATCGTCTTTCAGTTGAACCACCGGTTTTCCCCTTTGAATTTTTCCTATTGGAGGCGATTGACCATCCCAAAGGTGTGGATTGTATGGTGGTGGATTTGCTTTCAGATATAAAAGAGCTTTCAACCCGTTACAGTAGTCCTGGATGAGAGTGAAATCTTGGTTTTGCACGGCCGAGCAAACCTGTTGAGTGAAATTCGATTTGAAAGGTGTACAGGAGAGTGAAGCAGGTATAAAATCCGTAGTTCCTGCGGAATTAGGTTTCAAAAAACGCATACCTGTAGAACGGTAGCACCACATTGCAAAAATTGTAGGGCACTTTCGGCGGAATCAATGCCTCCGATACCAAGAATCGGGAAGCCTGGAATTTTATTAGCTACCGACGAAATGGCTTTCAATGCTTGCGGTCTGGTTGCGTTGCCGGAAACACCACCGTACGTTGTTCGTTTATCCGCTCCAACTGCCGGCCATGGCGTGCCGTCTGAACGTAACGACATCAATCCTTGAACGGTATTAATTGCCGAAACACCGTCAGCCTTTcctggagtttttttttaattaaaaaatgtttctcgtTCGTTTCACACACACCCACACAAACCTTCGTAAGCAGCTTTGGCGATTGTAACGATTTCCGTTATATTTGGTGTTAACTTAacgaaaaatggaatttgaaCGGCTTCCCGGACCCATAACGagatatttttaacaagaacCGGATCCTTTAATTAAATCGTTGATTTGGATGTTTGTTGAATATTTGACTAAGCCGATTACCTGACCACAAGCCAATCCCATACCAGACTCTCCCATACCATGCGGACACGACAAATTCAGTTCCAATGCATGTGCGCCAGCCTTTTGAGCttttgttgataactcaaCCCAATCGTCTTTGTCATAAGTGCACATTATGCTCGCTATAATGACCTACGAGGATCAACAATGTAATTTTTCACCTCAATAAAGTTGTCGTGTCTGTTATTACCTTCGTTGGGAAATCCCTACGCAATTCGGCAATGCTAGTCAGCCAATAATCACAACACTTTTCCGATATGAGTTCAATGTTCAAAAATGCACCCTGTTGTGGTCCATAATTCGGACCGGAAGTGACTCCTCTCACGATTCGGGGCGATACGTTTGTGACCATGAACTAAGGCAACGTTGGTGTTCAGCGAGAAAGtcatgagaaaaaaaaaactgatctGCCAACTTACCTTGTCGAGGCCAAACGTTTTAGTAACGGCAAATCCCCAACCTTGTTCGAAGGCACGGCGTATCATCGCAGCAGATGTAGTCGGTGGTGCCGATGCCAATCCGaatggattttcaaatttaattccgCACAGCTCCACCGATATGTCAACGGAATCGATTTCAGTGTGGAATAATGGCATTTCGGGTGGCAGTTCGTACGATAGACCCTGATAGAAAAGACAATTATTGTTTGTGCGAAATATTCACACACGAACTCTTTTACCTGTAGGTAGCAATGCATATACCAAGCGGCAGTTTTACCATCATTGACCGATTCGACAGTAGTATCCGCCACTCCCGCTAAATCTCCACCACAAAATACTTGACTCAGTTCGGTCTGTTGGGTTTTACTATTGATTTTCGGcaaattgtatgagtccaGTGGCACAGGTGATAGGGCATCGATGACTGAAAATGTAGTTTAAATATCAGTACGTGCTTCAAACAGTTTCCGTCTGTATCCTCACTGTCTTTATCACTTAAACGGGATCCAAATGCTGAGATCACAAAATTTGCTTTCAACTTAGTCGTTTGTTCGGTATCTTCTATCCATTTTCCGGACTCTGTCTCTTCCGTACGGCAGAACTCAACATACGCTATCTGGTAAAGTAATAAACGGCCTTTACATCTCTGACTAGATGAACTCTAGATTTGCATTTACCCGATTCTCCTTCAGGATAACCTTGGTCGGTGACATAAACGGAATAAACTCACACTTCTCTTCTCTGGCAAGTTCCACCTCTTCGGGAACGGCACGAATATTAGAACTGCCTTTCCTAAATACGACAAACACTTTCCTTGCACCGCACCGTAAAGCCGATGTAGCACAATCGAATGCTGTATCACCAGCACCCAGTACAATAACATTTCCATGCAGTGACGGTAATTGCGGAGCAGAAGCTTTACACGCACACAATCCAGGTTTACTGCCGCTCGACACCATTGGCAGAAAGTCTTTCGATGTAAAGAAACCATTTTGTTGACCTAAGCCTTTGAATATTGGAGCAATGGTTGGTTCTGGTAGTCCAATGCCAAGAAAGATAGCGTCATGTCCATTTTTCAGTAGACTGTTTATCGTCAGGTCAGTCTTGGATAAACTGCGTCCGGTTTCAAATTTTACGCCAAGATCTTTCACCAGATCAATCTCAAAATTGACTACTTCGAATGGAAGCCGAAATTCTGGAATCTCCGACGAGCTAAACAATCGGAATTGTTGTCAGTTGTGAGCTTCGTCTTGTCGATATAAAATACGATCATCGATCCTCATACCTCAAACCGCCGAAGTAGTtccttttttcgtaaattgtAATGTCCTTGTAGCCGAAACGAGCGAGAAACGTTGCACATGACAATGATGCAGGACCACCACCCAGTaaggcaatttttttgttcggatTGGCTAGTGGTTTCTGATTCGGTGGCACAATCTGTTTCACTCCCATTTGCTTGAAAACCTATtgtgattcaatcaaaatattttttaaatgtcgATCAATTCTAACTCTCTGTGGCGTTCAGTACCTCAGTAGCATACTGCTGCAGTCCGCCAATGTTTATGGCACCCTCTTCAGACGCTTGCAAATTACATCCGCCAACGCACAAATCACTAGTCGGGCAAACCATGCCACAAGTAAGACCTAATGGATTGTCGGAGAAAATGGCCTTTGCAGCGCCatagtaatttttgtttgcaatGCTGGTGATGAAACTTTTAACGTCCAACTGAGTGGGACACGATTTCTGGCATGGGGCATCAGCACACTTCAAACATCGATTGGCTTCTTTTAGGGCACCACGTTCCGATAAGGT encodes:
- the LOC119067419 gene encoding dihydropyrimidine dehydrogenase [NADP(+)], producing MSNYLISKELPDIENLLALNPRVQTKGSLVPSIVTKENKKFWKRNADKSCQSCTPLKNDFSDIKHTTLSERGALKEANRCLKCADAPCQKSCPTQLDVKSFITSIANKNYYGAAKAIFSDNPLGLTCGMVCPTSDLCVGGCNLQASEEGAINIGGLQQYATEVFKQMGVKQIVPPNQKPLANPNKKIALLGGGPASLSCATFLARFGYKDITIYEKRNYFGGLSSSEIPEFRLPFEVVNFEIDLVKDLGVKFETGRSLSKTDLTINSLLKNGHDAIFLGIGLPEPTIAPIFKGLGQQNGFFTSKDFLPMVSSGSKPGLCACKASAPQLPSLHGNVIVLGAGDTAFDCATSALRCGARKVFVVFRKGSSNIRAVPEEVELAREEKCEFIPFMSPTKVILKENRIAYVEFCRTEETESGKWIEDTEQTTKLKANFVISAFGSRLSDKDIIDALSPVPLDSYNLPKINSKTQQTELSQVFCGGDLAGVADTTVESVNDGKTAAWYMHCYLQGLSYELPPEMPLFHTEIDSVDISVELCGIKFENPFGLASAPPTTSAAMIRRAFEQGWGFAVTKTFGLDKFMVTNVSPRIVRGVTSGPNYGPQQGAFLNIELISEKCCDYWLTSIAELRRDFPTKVIIASIMCTYDKDDWVELSTKAQKAGAHALELNLSCPHGMGESGMGLACGQDPVLVKNISLWVREAVQIPFFVKLTPNITEIVTIAKAAYEGKADGVSAINTVQGLMSLRSDGTPWPAVGADKRTTYGGVSGNATRPQALKAISSVANKIPGFPILGIGGIDSAESALQFLQCGATVLQVCSAVQNQDFTLIQDYCNGLKALLYLKANPPPYNPHLWDGQSPPIGKIQRGKPVVQLKDDDGKPILHFGKFKEKRDEITSQMLTAEGPMWNKNNITNGTLNGNSKPAPSVKDIIGLSLPHIGTYKNLDNEKQVVALIDDDLCINCGKCYMACADSGYQAITFDAQTHLPHITDDCTGCNLCLSVCPIIDCISMVPKTIPHVIKRGIKPVHALCQ